From Dehalococcoidia bacterium, a single genomic window includes:
- a CDS encoding acyl-CoA dehydratase activase, protein MIHFLGIDIGSVTAKLALIDENGEIAALDTEKITASPQAAVASLITRLSKKINLEEIEGAGVSGSGRAVIPGELNWSVYSSSLSIASGLLHSHPDVKTIIQIGGQTSLVIALEDGLRKPWKVASNPLCAAGTGRFLDQQAYRLGISMEDFARLAQRVDDTMPRIAARCSVFAKTDLIHLQQKGVPLGTMLCGLCDSIARGVTSLTRGALEEPIYFVGGVAANSAIVDSINEMLSSRNGYRLNVTVPENYLYIEALGSALLAKDSGKISKVTLLPVTDTKQRYYQTPRLDKVTQQDLWVAPKIDKPFTGYLGVDIGSTSTKAVILDQSGTTVMAKNYLMTAGKPVDAITEVFRNLHRDIGDKARIAGVGVTGSGRYLVGSFIGADLIRNEITAQTRAAVDIDPEADIIEVGGQDSKLVIKRNGVVVDYQMNKSCAAGTGSFIDELAEQLGISVNNGDFAALAFQAPHTIDLGSRCAAFMGQAVSSAQQEGVSLEVITASLSNSIAGNYLSKVVGTRKLGDSVILTGAVFYNDAIVSAFRQALQGKNLIVPEHKEVSGAIGAALLAKEEMEGQSSIYEASRIAQKNEGLGKGQPSKVPTSSKFKGFQKVIESNYTLNTFVCKICDNNCTISRLEMPGQPPTFYGSRCDLFDSTIKQERQETPFDEREKLLFKEYRESSGSGPSVGVPRALIVYDYAPLIIAFLNALGAKVVLSSKTNNQIIEQAAELSYTDSCFPIKLLHGHAASLTDVDYILYPSAIRLGLKDGDEDQKYSCPLVQASPYIIRQALGLEKRLLVPTIDFSMGDSDVIKNFTEVAAKMGFSRERGRKAALAGIAAQREFEAAEVEVGRKIIERIRENNQLGVVMFARSYMSQDSGANLGIAEKLAQLGVVPIPIDFLPLASVDIKEYSDRPYWFYEGKHIAGAALTASDPRLYGLVLTNFGCGPNSFIIKIVEDIMGGKPLGQLEIDEHAAEAGIVTRLEAFVDTISGFARSGKETPGWNANAYRSAPTSVNSGKSILMPRMAPHAEVLAATMQAFGVKATVLPESTEQSLLYSTKVTSGTECLPYRVTLGDFMMFLHENGHGEVDLKAVEGFMASAFGPCRFGKYAIEQVRIFRELGFDLPIRTTVSNNAYRDLGLGIAFERLAWKGIVAMDYLLRLLWRTRPYEKSAGVADELFIEYTNRIAQRMRQKYDLGDILRDATSEYHALIDLDKPRRPLVGINGEIFLRSNRFSNCDLARECENAGLEVIISPMGEWIKYMTHRNIEDGIRERKLKKVVTGYIRKRLQDHDEHSVAINFNGLIDPREPSTKEILAFSCQYLSPKCGGEAVISIGSGIDWMENPEFAGVISVMPHGCMPGGVVAAMSDKFSEMYAKPWINLTYDGTLESNNLERINNFAEVLRFCSSPRPR, encoded by the coding sequence ATGATACACTTTTTAGGTATAGATATTGGCTCGGTTACCGCCAAGCTAGCGCTAATCGACGAGAACGGCGAGATAGCTGCGCTTGACACCGAGAAGATAACCGCCAGCCCGCAGGCTGCGGTAGCTTCGCTCATTACAAGGCTGAGCAAAAAAATCAATCTTGAAGAGATTGAGGGGGCTGGTGTATCCGGCTCGGGAAGGGCGGTAATACCCGGAGAGCTAAACTGGTCAGTGTACAGCAGTTCGCTATCGATCGCTTCAGGGCTACTCCATTCCCACCCCGACGTAAAAACCATCATCCAGATTGGCGGCCAGACCTCCCTGGTAATCGCGCTGGAGGACGGGCTGAGAAAGCCATGGAAGGTGGCATCAAACCCGCTTTGTGCAGCAGGAACCGGAAGGTTCCTTGACCAACAGGCATACCGGCTGGGCATCAGCATGGAGGATTTTGCCCGCCTAGCACAGCGGGTCGACGACACCATGCCGCGGATCGCTGCCAGATGCAGCGTTTTTGCCAAGACCGACCTTATCCACCTCCAGCAGAAGGGCGTGCCCCTGGGCACAATGCTCTGCGGGCTCTGTGACAGCATTGCCCGGGGGGTTACCTCACTAACCAGAGGGGCTCTGGAGGAGCCAATCTATTTTGTCGGTGGAGTTGCCGCCAATAGTGCAATAGTGGACTCCATAAATGAAATGCTCTCTTCCAGAAATGGGTATCGATTAAATGTAACTGTCCCCGAGAATTACCTGTATATTGAAGCTCTGGGTTCAGCCTTACTGGCAAAGGACTCCGGGAAGATTTCCAAGGTTACCTTGCTGCCAGTAACGGATACGAAGCAACGCTACTACCAAACGCCCAGGCTAGATAAAGTCACCCAGCAAGATCTGTGGGTCGCTCCTAAAATTGATAAGCCCTTTACCGGATACCTCGGGGTCGATATTGGCTCCACCAGCACCAAGGCGGTTATCCTTGACCAATCCGGCACAACGGTCATGGCAAAGAACTACCTCATGACCGCAGGAAAGCCTGTTGACGCCATCACCGAGGTCTTTAGAAACCTGCACCGTGATATCGGGGATAAGGCCAGGATAGCCGGGGTGGGCGTTACCGGATCGGGGCGATATCTGGTGGGCAGCTTCATCGGTGCCGACCTGATAAGAAATGAGATCACGGCGCAGACCAGGGCTGCCGTAGATATAGACCCCGAAGCGGATATCATCGAGGTTGGAGGTCAGGACTCGAAGCTGGTGATCAAGCGAAACGGCGTTGTCGTGGATTACCAGATGAACAAGTCATGCGCTGCGGGAACTGGAAGCTTTATCGATGAGCTAGCGGAGCAACTGGGTATTTCTGTAAATAACGGTGATTTCGCTGCTCTGGCTTTCCAGGCGCCTCATACCATCGATCTTGGATCACGATGCGCCGCCTTCATGGGGCAGGCCGTTTCCTCAGCCCAACAGGAAGGCGTATCCCTGGAGGTAATAACAGCCAGCCTTTCAAACTCTATTGCCGGTAATTATCTTTCCAAGGTGGTAGGGACGCGGAAACTGGGAGACAGTGTAATACTCACCGGAGCGGTATTCTACAATGACGCCATTGTCTCCGCCTTCAGGCAGGCACTCCAGGGGAAGAACCTGATTGTGCCGGAACACAAGGAGGTCAGCGGCGCAATAGGAGCAGCACTGCTGGCCAAGGAGGAAATGGAGGGTCAAAGCTCGATTTATGAAGCCAGCCGCATCGCTCAGAAAAATGAGGGGCTAGGGAAAGGGCAGCCATCGAAAGTTCCTACAAGCTCCAAATTTAAGGGGTTTCAAAAAGTCATTGAGAGCAATTATACCCTTAACACCTTCGTCTGCAAGATATGCGACAATAACTGTACCATAAGTCGCCTGGAGATGCCCGGCCAGCCACCCACCTTCTACGGCAGCCGGTGCGATCTCTTCGATAGTACCATTAAACAGGAGAGGCAGGAAACCCCCTTCGATGAACGGGAGAAGCTGCTATTCAAGGAATACCGAGAGAGTTCTGGATCCGGGCCCTCGGTAGGGGTCCCCCGGGCGCTAATTGTGTATGACTATGCACCACTCATTATCGCCTTCCTCAATGCCCTCGGCGCCAAGGTTGTCCTTTCGAGCAAGACCAACAATCAAATCATAGAGCAGGCTGCTGAGCTAAGCTATACCGATAGCTGTTTCCCCATCAAGCTGCTCCATGGCCATGCCGCAAGCCTCACTGATGTGGACTACATCCTCTATCCCAGCGCCATCCGGTTGGGATTAAAAGATGGTGATGAGGACCAAAAGTATAGCTGCCCCCTCGTCCAGGCATCCCCTTACATCATACGACAGGCTCTCGGCCTGGAAAAACGGCTGCTGGTGCCCACGATAGACTTCAGCATGGGAGACAGCGATGTTATTAAAAATTTTACCGAGGTCGCGGCCAAGATGGGTTTCAGCAGAGAGCGGGGAAGGAAGGCGGCCCTTGCCGGTATTGCAGCGCAGCGGGAGTTTGAGGCGGCAGAAGTAGAGGTGGGGAGGAAGATAATCGAGCGAATCCGCGAGAATAACCAGCTAGGCGTGGTAATGTTCGCCAGGTCCTATATGTCTCAGGACTCGGGGGCAAACCTGGGGATAGCGGAAAAGCTGGCCCAGCTTGGCGTCGTGCCTATACCCATCGACTTCCTGCCACTCGCTTCAGTGGACATCAAGGAGTACTCAGATCGTCCCTACTGGTTCTACGAGGGAAAGCACATCGCCGGCGCAGCGCTTACCGCCTCAGACCCGCGGCTATACGGGCTTGTACTGACAAACTTCGGCTGCGGACCCAACTCCTTCATAATCAAGATTGTCGAGGATATCATGGGGGGCAAGCCCCTGGGCCAGCTGGAGATCGATGAGCATGCCGCTGAGGCGGGCATCGTTACCCGCCTGGAGGCATTCGTCGATACCATTAGCGGCTTTGCCCGCAGCGGCAAGGAAACCCCTGGGTGGAATGCGAATGCCTACCGCTCAGCGCCAACATCGGTCAATTCGGGAAAGAGCATTCTCATGCCGAGGATGGCCCCGCATGCCGAGGTACTGGCCGCTACCATGCAGGCATTCGGGGTTAAGGCCACCGTGCTCCCCGAGTCGACAGAACAGTCCCTTCTCTACAGCACCAAGGTAACCTCAGGCACGGAATGCCTGCCCTACCGCGTAACCCTGGGCGATTTCATGATGTTCCTTCACGAGAACGGCCACGGCGAGGTTGACCTGAAGGCAGTTGAGGGGTTCATGGCCAGCGCCTTCGGGCCCTGCCGTTTCGGGAAATACGCTATAGAGCAGGTGAGGATATTCAGGGAGCTCGGGTTTGACCTTCCGATACGGACCACGGTTTCGAACAATGCCTATCGGGACCTGGGGCTGGGCATAGCCTTCGAGCGCCTGGCCTGGAAGGGAATTGTGGCCATGGATTACCTCCTGAGGCTCCTCTGGCGCACCCGCCCCTATGAGAAGTCAGCCGGAGTCGCAGATGAGCTATTCATAGAATACACCAACAGGATCGCCCAGCGGATGCGCCAGAAGTATGATCTCGGCGATATACTGCGGGATGCCACCTCTGAATATCACGCCCTGATCGACCTAGATAAGCCGAGAAGACCGCTAGTGGGCATCAACGGCGAGATATTCCTGCGCTCTAACCGGTTCAGCAATTGCGATCTGGCGAGAGAGTGCGAGAATGCTGGACTTGAGGTCATCATTTCCCCAATGGGGGAATGGATCAAGTACATGACCCACCGCAACATTGAGGATGGTATCAGGGAGAGGAAGCTGAAAAAGGTGGTTACCGGTTATATCAGGAAACGGCTGCAGGACCACGATGAGCACTCAGTAGCCATCAATTTCAATGGCCTTATCGATCCGCGGGAGCCCTCCACCAAGGAGATACTGGCATTCTCGTGTCAATACCTCTCTCCAAAGTGTGGCGGCGAGGCAGTGATCAGCATCGGAAGCGGAATCGACT